One genomic window of Sodaliphilus pleomorphus includes the following:
- a CDS encoding RHS repeat domain-containing protein — protein sequence MRSRQSLLCILAAVVVVITAAGSNAIELVGRATMVQADSIPMGLPGDTVWDFSGVRPLPGSKTWGASKMGDSVLAVACGDSQLTYLERNDSLYWLGFENPSTEMRETGTVRAARPSAIAAGVQPCKYTGKELDREAGLDLYDFAARQLAPALGRTTTQDPMAEKYYSISPYAWCASNPIRNVDPTGNWIVGIRGKKVSYDNRTKTWKNATKDIMELGNEMAKTKAGMQVLRAMLYSKHPISLIFNKTSVIKLGNSYVMGQTSPRVVVDKNGKRHFKSVSITFFMKVINDKSKWGVEYTGLSESDVLGTVGVHEGEHGTNEKASSNFYSHPKGDKTKHKVEENAEEKEQQHLKQLKLLKTQEENNK from the coding sequence ATGAGAAGCCGTCAATCACTGCTTTGCATCCTTGCTGCGGTTGTGGTCGTCATCACAGCTGCGGGCAGCAATGCGATAGAGCTTGTCGGCCGTGCCACGATGGTGCAGGCCGACTCAATCCCTATGGGGCTGCCAGGTGACACGGTGTGGGACTTCTCGGGGGTGCGGCCATTGCCAGGGAGCAAGACCTGGGGCGCCAGCAAGATGGGCGACTCGGTGCTGGCAGTGGCCTGCGGCGACAGCCAGCTCACCTATTTGGAAAGGAACGACAGCCTATATTGGCTGGGCTTTGAGAACCCGAGCACTGAGATGCGAGAAACCGGGACTGTGCGGGCTGCCCGCCCGAGCGCCATTGCCGCCGGCGTGCAGCCCTGCAAGTACACCGGCAAGGAGCTCGACCGCGAGGCAGGCCTCGACCTCTACGATTTCGCCGCCCGCCAGCTGGCCCCCGCTCTGGGCCGCACCACCACCCAAGACCCGATGGCCGAGAAATACTACAGCATCAGCCCCTACGCCTGGTGCGCCAGCAACCCCATCCGCAATGTCGACCCCACGGGAAATTGGATTGTGGGAATACGTGGGAAAAAAGTGAGCTATGATAATAGAACTAAAACATGGAAAAATGCGACTAAAGATATTATGGAACTTGGAAACGAGATGGCTAAGACTAAAGCCGGAATGCAAGTTTTGCGTGCAATGCTTTACTCTAAACACCCTATTAGCTTAATTTTTAATAAAACGAGTGTTATAAAACTAGGAAATAGTTACGTTATGGGGCAAACTTCACCGAGAGTTGTGGTTGACAAAAATGGAAAACGACATTTTAAATCGGTGAGCATCACTTTTTTTATGAAGGTAATCAATGACAAGAGCAAGTGGGGTGTGGAATATACTGGTCTTTCTGAGTCTGATGTTCTTGGCACTGTGGGCGTGCATGAGGGTGAACACGGGACGAATGAAAAAGCTTCCAGCAATTTCTATTCTCATCCAAAAGGAGACAAAACCAAGCACAAAGTAGAAGAGAATGCGGAAGAAAAAGAACAACAGCATTTAAAGCAATTAAAATTATTAAAAACACAAGAAGAAAACAATAAATGA
- a CDS encoding M6 family metalloprotease domain-containing protein has translation MKKFLFLAVAALCTSLVATAVPAKRTPVTFTQSDGTVITVTMCGDEWHHGYVTADGLAVARAANGNFYYNTASGISTVMAHDLKNRNAAEQSYVAANRSQFVLGATATATSRQRARRAVASRRKVQVPPTGSPRIPILLVQYSDKKMSHDKADFEVHYAEGQNSVYQYFYDQSNGKYSPQFDIYGIYTLGSKRSTYGGNDSSGNDVGVAKMVGEAVDSASAAGDIDWSRYDNDGDGYADVVIVVYAGVGEAQASTTVPSSVWPCQWNLSEGAYYGDGTGVHTYNNTKVDKFAVFNEITGSSDYGTTLDGIGTFCHEFSHCLGLPDFYETTYGSGYYGMGSWSLMDYGCYNDDGNTPCGYDAYEKNFMGWVNLLTPTPNTHYTLPVWNKKSESTDVAYKVVSDVNSNEYFIVENRARQGWDRYIPDAHGGALITHVSYIPSRWDANTVNNYSVQLMTISPADNTLSSYTENADLYGTSNTEFTDDSSPAAVLYLTSSGSASGKAGYLGKPMTEFTIASDSTVSFWYMKEALKKTLPVLTAPSQVTDTSFTAHWTPALNAKEYTLYVCDTLLVSKATKLLTEDFSAGTTKWTSTGTYSETGYLRLGSSRVKGSVTSPAVDLSASNGVTTVVVTAKRYNNDANVPMKVSVVDVNGIEIESKTFTLGASNADYTAVLTGKASAGNMIKIESTTAKKRVMLKQAVVYAGDASSSASGASLKAVVETGDSAMRTITGITDTLYNVAGLVKNGTFLYKVKAIYTDGTVSEWSTAQQITLGQSALAGDVDENGIVDVSDVSALINVILGTARWTNTDINGDGLVNVGDVSSLNNIILNNSK, from the coding sequence ATGAAGAAGTTCCTTTTCCTGGCTGTTGCAGCCTTGTGCACCAGCCTTGTGGCCACAGCTGTGCCGGCCAAGCGCACCCCAGTGACTTTCACCCAGAGCGACGGCACTGTGATCACGGTGACCATGTGCGGCGACGAGTGGCATCACGGCTACGTCACCGCCGACGGCCTGGCTGTTGCGCGAGCTGCCAATGGCAATTTCTACTACAACACCGCCAGCGGCATCTCGACCGTGATGGCTCACGACCTGAAAAACCGCAATGCTGCCGAGCAAAGCTATGTGGCGGCCAATCGCAGCCAGTTTGTGCTGGGCGCCACTGCAACGGCTACCTCGCGCCAGCGCGCCCGCAGAGCCGTTGCCAGCCGCCGCAAGGTGCAAGTGCCCCCCACAGGCTCGCCCCGCATCCCCATTCTGCTTGTGCAGTACAGCGACAAGAAGATGTCGCACGACAAGGCCGACTTTGAGGTCCACTACGCCGAGGGACAAAACAGCGTGTATCAATATTTCTACGACCAGTCCAACGGCAAGTATAGCCCGCAATTCGACATCTACGGCATCTACACCTTGGGCAGCAAGCGCTCCACCTATGGCGGCAACGACTCGAGTGGCAACGATGTGGGCGTGGCCAAGATGGTGGGCGAGGCTGTCGACTCGGCCAGCGCTGCAGGCGACATCGACTGGAGCCGCTACGACAACGACGGCGACGGCTATGCCGATGTGGTGATCGTGGTGTATGCCGGCGTGGGCGAGGCCCAGGCCTCAACCACCGTGCCCAGCTCGGTGTGGCCCTGCCAGTGGAACCTGAGTGAGGGTGCCTACTATGGCGACGGCACTGGCGTGCACACCTACAACAATACCAAGGTCGACAAGTTTGCCGTGTTCAATGAGATTACGGGCAGCAGCGACTACGGTACCACGCTCGACGGTATAGGCACCTTCTGTCACGAGTTCTCCCACTGCCTGGGTCTGCCCGACTTCTACGAGACCACCTATGGCAGCGGCTACTATGGCATGGGCTCATGGAGCTTGATGGACTATGGCTGCTACAACGACGACGGCAACACCCCTTGCGGCTACGATGCCTATGAGAAGAACTTCATGGGCTGGGTCAACCTGCTCACGCCCACGCCCAACACCCACTACACTCTGCCGGTGTGGAACAAGAAGAGCGAGAGCACCGATGTGGCCTACAAGGTGGTGAGCGACGTGAACAGCAACGAGTACTTCATCGTTGAGAACCGCGCCCGCCAGGGTTGGGACCGTTACATCCCCGATGCCCATGGCGGCGCCCTGATCACCCACGTGAGCTACATTCCCAGTCGCTGGGACGCCAACACAGTCAACAACTACAGTGTGCAACTCATGACCATAAGCCCGGCCGACAACACACTGAGCAGTTACACCGAGAATGCCGACCTTTATGGCACCTCCAATACCGAGTTTACCGACGACTCGTCGCCAGCAGCTGTGCTCTACCTCACATCGAGCGGCTCGGCAAGTGGCAAGGCTGGCTACCTGGGTAAGCCCATGACCGAATTCACTATTGCCAGCGACAGCACAGTGAGCTTCTGGTACATGAAAGAGGCGCTAAAGAAGACGCTGCCCGTGCTCACTGCCCCCTCGCAGGTCACCGACACCTCGTTTACTGCCCACTGGACCCCGGCACTGAATGCCAAGGAGTACACACTCTATGTGTGCGACACCTTGCTCGTCTCTAAGGCTACCAAGCTGCTCACCGAGGATTTCTCGGCCGGCACCACCAAGTGGACCAGCACAGGCACCTATAGCGAAACAGGCTATCTGCGCCTGGGCAGCAGCCGTGTGAAGGGCAGTGTCACCAGCCCGGCTGTCGACCTCTCGGCCAGCAATGGCGTGACCACAGTGGTCGTCACGGCCAAGCGATACAACAACGATGCCAATGTGCCCATGAAGGTCTCGGTCGTCGATGTCAACGGCATTGAGATCGAAAGCAAGACCTTCACCTTAGGCGCAAGCAATGCCGACTACACTGCTGTGCTCACTGGAAAGGCCTCGGCAGGCAACATGATCAAGATTGAAAGCACGACTGCCAAGAAGCGCGTTATGCTCAAGCAGGCAGTGGTGTATGCCGGCGATGCCTCGTCGTCGGCCTCGGGCGCGTCGCTCAAGGCAGTTGTGGAGACTGGCGACAGTGCCATGCGCACCATCACAGGCATCACCGACACGCTCTACAACGTGGCAGGCCTCGTCAAGAACGGCACCTTCCTCTACAAGGTGAAGGCCATCTACACCGATGGCACCGTGTCGGAGTGGAGCACAGCCCAACAGATCACCCTTGGCCAGAGTGCACTGGCGGGCGATGTCGACGAGAACGGCATTGTCGACGTGAGCGATGTTTCGGCCCTCATCAACGTGATACTGGGCACTGCCCGCTGGACCAATACCGATATCAACGGCGACGGTCTTGTGAATGTGGGCGATGTGTCCAGCCTCAACAACATCATCTTGAACAATTCCAAGTAG
- a CDS encoding low molecular weight protein-tyrosine-phosphatase, translated as MSKNKKYKILFVCLGNICRSPAAQTVMQQLVDERGLGDCFILDSAGTYGGHAGWHADSRMLLHASRRGYRITHLARQVRSYDFDDFDLIVGMDASNVSNLRRLAPTLESESKIVSMGKYIDRKLFPGIDYVPDPYYSGSDGFELVLDLLEDACATLLNDIINNQNILSTSIHDKD; from the coding sequence ATGAGCAAAAACAAAAAATACAAGATACTCTTTGTGTGCCTGGGCAACATATGCCGCTCGCCTGCAGCACAGACGGTGATGCAGCAGCTGGTCGACGAGCGGGGCTTGGGCGACTGTTTCATCCTTGATTCGGCTGGCACCTATGGCGGCCATGCCGGCTGGCATGCCGATAGCCGCATGCTCCTCCATGCCAGCCGTCGCGGCTACCGCATCACCCACCTGGCACGGCAAGTGAGAAGCTACGACTTCGACGACTTCGACTTGATTGTGGGCATGGACGCCAGCAACGTGAGCAACCTGCGCCGCCTGGCTCCCACGCTGGAGAGTGAGAGCAAAATTGTGAGCATGGGCAAGTACATCGACCGCAAGCTTTTCCCTGGCATCGACTATGTGCCCGACCCTTATTACAGCGGCAGCGATGGCTTTGAACTTGTGCTCGACCTGCTCGAGGATGCCTGTGCCACACTGCTCAACGACATTATCAACAATCAAAACATTTTATCAACATCAATTCATGACAAAGATTAA
- a CDS encoding family 20 glycosylhydrolase: MTKINLLRLLIAAITLNIVAASHAQAPIAVRWDMGHNEAQKGCYSSKFVIKNVSGKVLGANWQFYFNQFTRPVTTPQDCPVDVELLSTTYYRVTPNARYRSLAPGDSLVVDMLMRGTYVNVCYSPMGGHVVLDGDMAHPVAVHIAYGELRNPGQWIARNDYPDGNRVYAFNETLKTSNDKFNCWDIFPSIKHVKFLKGTCDLGGGVTVVAASSRVADEKHFLLGELKARGVKTGRGVTIKIGYLGAGTQSNPERYTIAVGSKEVKVLGASRDGLLNGLKTLVAAIDHSSGLRLLNAAIDDEPAMHYRGLMLDISRNFTTYGNLLRFIDILSYYKLNVLQLHFADDEAWRLEIPGLPELTSIASRRGCTINEDKFLAQIFDGNGNPDDLTQSANGYITRSQMVDLLKYAHARGVRVVPEVETPGHARAAIVAMKARYNKYKDTDMAEALRYKLWDEADSSDFVSAQDYNDNVLNVAQDGVYNFITKVAAELQSMYRDAGLTLDMIHLGGDEVASGAWDKSPAIARLMQAQGLATAHQVHEYFIERAARLLQPMGLKIGGWQEVGLDHSDDYNARMAPRFGYVNAWSTVGRRADIPYKLANAGYPTVLSNVTNFYIDMAYNWHQYEKGLHWGGAVDEYASWSAQPLDVYRTARSDYDGNPIDLKHAAQGKVALRPEKAGNIIGIIGPLWAETIRDFDQVQSYVLPKALGLVQRAWNPQPEWNDDESTYVAARARYNAQIGLSELPVLAKQGRNFHLGQPGITVDGGMLHANCQYPGETVRYTLDGSDPTASSPVWTVPVPVGNATLVKAKSFYLGKESVCTYLWVK; this comes from the coding sequence ATGACAAAGATTAACCTTCTGCGATTGCTCATTGCCGCAATCACGCTAAACATCGTTGCCGCCAGCCACGCGCAGGCACCCATTGCCGTGCGCTGGGACATGGGGCACAACGAGGCTCAAAAGGGCTGCTACAGCTCCAAGTTTGTCATCAAGAACGTGTCGGGCAAGGTGCTCGGCGCCAATTGGCAGTTCTATTTCAACCAGTTCACACGACCGGTGACGACTCCTCAAGACTGTCCCGTCGACGTTGAGCTGCTTTCTACTACCTACTACAGGGTTACGCCCAACGCCCGCTATCGCAGTCTCGCGCCAGGCGATTCACTGGTGGTCGACATGCTCATGCGTGGCACCTATGTCAACGTGTGTTATTCTCCCATGGGCGGTCATGTGGTGCTCGATGGCGACATGGCTCATCCCGTTGCGGTGCACATAGCCTATGGCGAGTTGCGCAATCCCGGGCAGTGGATAGCTCGCAACGACTACCCCGACGGCAACCGCGTGTATGCCTTCAACGAGACGCTCAAGACCAGCAACGACAAGTTCAATTGCTGGGATATCTTCCCGTCGATCAAGCATGTGAAGTTTCTTAAAGGCACATGTGACCTGGGTGGCGGGGTGACCGTTGTAGCTGCCTCGTCTCGTGTGGCCGATGAGAAACACTTCCTGCTTGGCGAGTTGAAGGCGCGCGGTGTCAAGACTGGCCGGGGCGTGACCATAAAGATAGGCTATCTCGGCGCGGGCACGCAGAGCAACCCCGAGCGCTACACCATCGCGGTGGGCAGCAAGGAGGTCAAGGTCTTGGGGGCCAGTCGCGATGGCTTGCTCAATGGCTTGAAGACCCTTGTCGCAGCCATCGACCACAGCAGTGGTCTGAGGCTGCTCAATGCTGCAATCGACGATGAGCCCGCGATGCACTACCGCGGGTTGATGCTCGACATTTCGCGCAACTTCACCACCTATGGCAACCTGTTGCGTTTCATCGACATCCTTTCTTATTACAAACTCAATGTGCTGCAGCTCCACTTTGCCGACGACGAGGCGTGGCGTCTTGAGATACCCGGCCTGCCCGAGCTCACCAGCATCGCTTCGCGCCGTGGCTGCACCATCAATGAGGACAAGTTTCTTGCCCAGATCTTCGATGGCAACGGCAACCCCGACGACCTCACGCAGAGTGCCAACGGTTACATCACCCGCAGCCAGATGGTCGACCTGCTCAAGTATGCCCATGCCCGCGGCGTGCGTGTGGTTCCCGAGGTGGAGACCCCAGGCCATGCCCGTGCTGCCATTGTGGCCATGAAGGCACGCTACAATAAGTATAAAGACACCGACATGGCCGAGGCCCTGCGCTACAAGTTGTGGGATGAGGCCGACAGCAGCGACTTTGTGTCGGCCCAGGACTACAACGACAATGTGCTCAATGTTGCCCAGGATGGCGTCTACAACTTTATCACTAAGGTGGCAGCCGAGCTCCAGTCGATGTACCGCGACGCCGGCCTCACCCTCGACATGATCCATCTGGGGGGCGATGAGGTGGCCAGTGGCGCGTGGGACAAGTCGCCAGCCATAGCCCGGCTCATGCAAGCGCAGGGCCTCGCCACTGCCCACCAGGTGCACGAGTACTTCATCGAGCGTGCTGCCCGCCTCTTGCAGCCCATGGGCTTGAAGATAGGCGGCTGGCAAGAAGTGGGACTCGACCACAGCGACGATTATAATGCCCGCATGGCTCCGCGTTTTGGCTATGTCAACGCTTGGAGCACGGTGGGCCGCAGGGCCGACATCCCCTACAAGCTGGCCAATGCCGGATATCCCACCGTGTTGAGCAATGTCACCAATTTCTATATCGACATGGCCTACAACTGGCATCAGTATGAGAAGGGCCTGCACTGGGGCGGTGCTGTCGACGAGTATGCCTCGTGGTCGGCCCAGCCTCTCGATGTGTACCGCACTGCACGCAGCGACTACGACGGCAATCCTATCGACCTCAAGCACGCAGCCCAGGGCAAGGTGGCGCTCAGGCCTGAAAAGGCTGGCAACATAATTGGCATCATTGGGCCGCTTTGGGCCGAGACAATACGCGACTTCGACCAGGTGCAGAGCTACGTGCTCCCCAAGGCCCTCGGCCTGGTGCAGCGTGCCTGGAACCCGCAACCCGAGTGGAACGACGACGAGTCGACCTATGTGGCCGCCCGTGCCCGCTACAATGCCCAGATAGGCTTGAGCGAGCTGCCCGTGCTTGCCAAGCAGGGCCGCAACTTCCACTTGGGGCAGCCTGGCATCACGGTCGACGGCGGCATGCTGCACGCCAACTGCCAGTACCCTGGCGAGACGGTGCGCTACACGCTCGACGGCAGCGATCCCACCGCTTCATCGCCCGTGTGGACAGTACCGGTGCCCGTGGGCAACGCCACTCTCGTAAAGGCCAAGTCGTTCTATCTGGGCAAGGAGAGTGTGTGCACCTATCTTTGGGTTAAATAA
- a CDS encoding NigD-like protein has translation MRTIKLLLLSLGLAVVACAMQSCLDNDNDHYYNIVMPNALVTVKPAAGNTGFYLQLDDSTTLKPVNMSQSPFGNRQVRALVNYSTADQDPAPYKQAVRINWIDSILTKPLAKDLGDDNPATYGNDPVEIVNDWVTIAEDGYLTLRVRTLMSGQVKHIVNLVATPTADNAYVVTFYQDAQGDVNGVPADALVAFDLAGSLPDTGGKTVDLVLKWNSYSGAKQATFKYCSRKAGTAGISLRDLRYSKWVK, from the coding sequence ATGAGAACAATTAAGCTACTACTCCTGTCGCTGGGTCTGGCTGTCGTGGCATGTGCCATGCAGTCGTGCCTCGACAACGACAACGACCACTACTACAACATTGTGATGCCCAATGCCCTTGTAACGGTGAAACCAGCTGCCGGCAACACGGGCTTCTACCTGCAACTCGACGACAGCACCACACTCAAGCCCGTGAACATGAGCCAGTCGCCCTTTGGCAACAGGCAGGTGCGCGCCCTTGTCAACTACAGCACGGCCGATCAAGACCCTGCTCCCTACAAGCAGGCAGTGCGCATCAACTGGATCGACAGCATCCTCACCAAGCCCCTTGCCAAAGACCTGGGCGACGACAACCCGGCAACCTATGGCAACGACCCTGTTGAGATTGTCAACGACTGGGTCACCATCGCCGAAGACGGGTACCTCACCCTGCGCGTGCGCACACTCATGAGCGGCCAAGTGAAACACATTGTGAACCTGGTAGCCACTCCCACTGCCGACAATGCCTATGTCGTCACCTTCTATCAAGATGCCCAGGGCGACGTGAACGGCGTGCCTGCCGATGCACTGGTGGCTTTTGACTTGGCCGGTAGCTTGCCCGACACAGGAGGCAAAACGGTCGACCTTGTGCTCAAGTGGAACAGCTACAGTGGCGCAAAACAAGCCACCTTCAAGTATTGCTCGCGCAAGGCCGGCACTGCGGGTATAAGCCTGCGCGACCTGCGCTACTCCAAGTGGGTGAAATAG
- a CDS encoding DUF3078 domain-containing protein → MKRAFTYCLIILLTLPALQGKGRSQYLWPDSQARPSVVVPDLDSNTGLDTVNVQPSMLFMPLIFDHQQDVSQWAGSVATPRMQASHDEKKQDLNVDHAWLDKALSARKRAVALRYRAMTSHPQLVPYNERTLPEPPKEYIVTPDPSRNKLVIKPTVVEPSTVDEAFIERRELKRRNWLHTVYTSLHFTQAYISDNWYQGGENNVNVLGSLQWDINLNQTLHPKYLFENTVSYKLGIMTAHNDSLRNYAINEDNFQLNSKFGYKAVKNFYYSATLQFKTQFLNNYKSNTRSMKASFLSPGELNVGLGMTYNYKDKESITMLSLSVAPLSYNMKMCRNIDDLDPTTFGIDAGHHTKHSFGSNLEGKLTWKIKANITWTSRLYAFTNYEYVQGDWENTFDFSITRHLNTQIYTHLRYDKSHTFDPDWKYWQFKEILSFGLTYRFATN, encoded by the coding sequence ATGAAAAGAGCGTTCACATACTGTCTCATCATTCTGCTCACCCTGCCGGCATTGCAAGGCAAGGGACGCAGTCAATACCTGTGGCCCGACTCCCAGGCCAGGCCCAGCGTCGTCGTGCCCGACCTCGACAGCAATACCGGCCTCGACACAGTGAATGTGCAGCCAAGCATGCTATTCATGCCGCTCATCTTCGACCATCAGCAAGACGTGTCGCAGTGGGCGGGAAGCGTCGCAACTCCTCGCATGCAGGCAAGCCACGACGAGAAGAAGCAAGACCTGAACGTGGACCACGCCTGGCTCGACAAAGCCCTCTCGGCCCGCAAGCGGGCCGTTGCGCTGCGCTATCGTGCGATGACGAGCCACCCGCAACTGGTGCCCTACAATGAGCGCACCCTGCCCGAGCCGCCCAAGGAATATATAGTGACTCCCGACCCGAGCCGCAACAAGCTTGTGATCAAGCCCACTGTGGTCGAGCCCTCGACGGTCGACGAGGCCTTTATCGAGCGGCGCGAGCTCAAGCGGCGCAACTGGTTGCACACCGTCTACACCTCGCTGCACTTCACCCAAGCCTACATCAGCGACAACTGGTATCAAGGTGGCGAAAACAATGTGAACGTGCTGGGCAGCTTGCAGTGGGACATCAACTTGAACCAAACGCTGCACCCCAAGTATTTGTTTGAAAACACCGTGAGCTACAAGCTGGGCATCATGACCGCGCACAACGACTCGTTGCGTAACTATGCCATCAACGAAGACAATTTCCAGCTCAACAGCAAGTTTGGATACAAGGCCGTGAAAAATTTCTACTACTCGGCCACACTGCAATTCAAGACACAATTTCTGAACAACTACAAGTCCAACACCCGGTCGATGAAGGCCTCGTTTCTATCGCCAGGGGAGCTCAACGTGGGTTTGGGTATGACCTACAACTACAAGGACAAGGAAAGCATCACCATGCTCTCGCTCTCGGTAGCCCCCCTGTCCTACAACATGAAGATGTGCCGCAACATCGACGACCTTGACCCGACCACCTTTGGCATTGATGCCGGCCACCACACCAAACACAGCTTCGGTAGCAACCTCGAGGGCAAGCTCACGTGGAAAATCAAGGCCAACATCACTTGGACCTCGCGGCTCTATGCGTTCACCAACTATGAGTATGTGCAGGGCGACTGGGAGAACACCTTCGACTTCTCTATCACACGCCATCTCAACACCCAAATCTATACTCACCTGCGCTATGACAAGTCGCACACCTTCGACCCCGACTGGAAATACTGGCAATTCAAGGAGATACTGAGCTTTGGCCTCACCTATCGTTTCGCCACCAATTAA
- a CDS encoding Hsp20/alpha crystallin family protein, with protein MLLARRNSNWLPDVFNDFFDTDYLPRTSATAPAINVIEKDNEYDVEVAAPGMTKDDFKVSLDEDENLVIDLEKKKQEESGNKGQYLRREFSYTQFHQSLILPDDVDRAKIGASVENGVLTVRLPKYTPQDLKKETKVIHID; from the coding sequence ATGTTACTCGCTCGTAGAAATTCCAATTGGCTTCCCGATGTGTTCAACGATTTCTTTGACACCGATTATCTGCCCCGCACCAGTGCGACGGCTCCAGCCATCAATGTGATTGAAAAAGACAATGAGTATGACGTTGAGGTCGCTGCCCCTGGCATGACTAAGGACGACTTTAAGGTGAGTCTCGACGAGGATGAAAACCTTGTGATCGACCTGGAGAAGAAAAAGCAGGAAGAGTCTGGTAACAAGGGCCAGTATCTGCGGCGCGAGTTCTCCTACACGCAATTCCACCAGTCGCTCATTTTGCCCGACGATGTAGACCGTGCCAAGATAGGCGCCAGCGTGGAAAACGGCGTCTTGACTGTGCGCCTGCCCAAGTACACGCCTCAAGACTTGAAGAAAGAGACCAAGGTGATTCACATCGACTGA
- a CDS encoding PAS domain-containing protein — protein sequence MTKTCNFNFDWARDMDVAITVCDTQGVIVYQNDRSIEINCKDGRSMVGQSLMPCHNERSRAIIARMLNENVDNVYTITKHGRRKLIFQSPWRVDGKVCGLVELSMFLPDSMPHYDRG from the coding sequence ATGACTAAGACCTGTAATTTCAACTTTGACTGGGCTCGTGACATGGATGTGGCCATCACCGTGTGCGACACCCAAGGAGTGATTGTGTATCAAAACGACCGCTCGATCGAAATCAACTGCAAGGACGGCCGCTCGATGGTGGGGCAGAGCCTGATGCCGTGCCACAACGAGCGCTCGCGTGCGATCATAGCCAGGATGCTCAACGAGAATGTCGACAATGTGTACACCATCACCAAGCACGGCCGGCGCAAACTCATTTTCCAGTCGCCCTGGCGTGTCGATGGCAAGGTGTGCGGGCTGGTGGAGCTGTCGATGTTTCTGCCCGACTCGATGCCGCACTACGACCGCGGGTAG
- a CDS encoding TraB/GumN family protein, with the protein MTTKRMISMLLALLMMSITASAQLLWKVTGNQLQHPSYLFGTMHQADGSYIDSIAALNDVINSVDGVWVEIEKDKLLTPEALSYINSMMMAPPDSTLSQLLSAEGVKIVAGVVDKYFNGMVSMNAIEKLKPAAIMTQIEALQLLQVDKSLKLGNPDNMLDAAVQTRAAAAGKTSHSLETVEFQARLLFGYPLNQQAADLLEFCKADGKVVELIDQLVSAYKQQDLDKILRIMGAPEMGGSSPQEMERIIYARNRNWVKTLVPAMQRGSVLVAVGAGHLPSSQGLIALLRDAGFTVEAVKK; encoded by the coding sequence ATGACAACAAAAAGAATGATCTCGATGCTGCTCGCCTTGCTCATGATGAGCATTACGGCCAGCGCCCAACTGCTGTGGAAGGTGACAGGCAACCAGCTGCAACATCCCAGCTACCTCTTCGGCACCATGCACCAGGCCGACGGCAGCTATATCGACTCGATAGCTGCACTCAACGATGTGATCAACAGTGTCGACGGCGTGTGGGTAGAAATCGAGAAAGACAAACTGCTCACCCCCGAAGCACTCTCCTACATCAACAGCATGATGATGGCTCCCCCCGACAGCACACTGAGCCAGTTGCTGTCGGCCGAAGGAGTGAAAATCGTGGCTGGCGTCGTCGACAAGTATTTCAACGGCATGGTGAGCATGAATGCCATCGAGAAGCTGAAGCCAGCCGCCATCATGACACAAATCGAGGCCCTGCAGCTCTTGCAAGTGGACAAGAGCCTGAAGTTGGGCAATCCCGACAACATGCTCGACGCCGCCGTGCAGACCCGCGCCGCTGCGGCAGGCAAGACTTCACACAGCCTCGAGACAGTTGAGTTCCAGGCCCGGTTGCTCTTCGGCTATCCCCTCAACCAGCAGGCAGCCGACTTGCTCGAGTTCTGCAAGGCCGACGGCAAGGTCGTGGAGCTGATAGACCAGCTCGTGAGCGCCTACAAGCAGCAAGACCTCGACAAGATACTGCGCATCATGGGAGCCCCCGAGATGGGCGGCTCATCGCCACAAGAAATGGAGCGCATCATCTACGCCCGCAACCGCAACTGGGTGAAGACACTCGTACCCGCGATGCAGCGAGGCAGCGTGCTCGTGGCTGTGGGAGCCGGGCATCTGCCTTCGAGCCAGGGACTCATAGCCCTGCTCAGGGACGCAGGTTTCACCGTCGAGGCCGTAAAAAAGTAG